The Streptomyces sp. DG1A-41 genomic sequence TTCATCTTCTTCGCCCTCGAAGGCTCGATCATGGCCCAGGGCCTGAAGCTGGGCCTCGGACTGCCGCTGTGGCTGGGCTACTTGGTGTCCACGCTCATGGTGATCCCGCTGGTCATCTACGGCATGACGGCGCTGAGCAAGCTCCAGGTGTGGACCACCCCGATCTGGCTGCTGCTGATGGTCGGCCCGCTGGTCTACCTGGTCGCCACCGACCCGGGGACCGTCGACCGCTTCCTCGCCTACGCGGGCACCGACGGGGACGGCGGCGTCAACACCGCCTCCGTGCTGCTGGGCGCGGGCGTGTGTCTGTCACTGATCGCGCAGATCGGCGAGCAGATCGACTATCTGCGCTTCATGCCGCCCAAGACCGAGGCGAACAAGCGGAGTTGGTGGACGGCCGTGGTGATGGCCGGCCCGGGCTGGGTGGTGCTGGGTGCGCTCAAGCAGGCCATCGGGGTGTTCCTCGCGGTCTACATCATCGCCGAGGTGGGCCCCACCGCCGCGCCCGAGCCGATCCAGCAGTTCAAGCACGCCTTCGACGCGATGATGCCGTCCTGGATCGTCGTGCCGCTGGCCGTGGCCCTGGTCGTGATCAGCCAGATCAAGATCAATGTGACGAACGCGTACTCCGGCTCTCTCGCCTGGACCAACTCCTTCACCCGCGTCACGAAGCGTTACCCGGGCCGGATGGTCTTCGTCCTGGTCAACCTGGGTTTCGCGCTCGCCCTGATGGAGGCCGACATGTTCAGCTTCCTCAACAGCATCCTGGGCTTCTACTCGAACTGCGCGATCGCCTGGGTGGTCACCGTGGCCACCGACATCGGCATCAACAAGTACGTGCTGAAGCTGTCCCCGCACGCGCCCGAGTTCCGCCGCGGCATGCTCTACGCCGTCAACCCGGTCGGGGTCGTCGCCTTCGTCGCCGCCTCCGCGCTGTCCATCGCCATGTACTTCCACGCGCTGGGCGACACGCTCCAGCCGTACTCCCCGGTCGCCGCCGCCGTCATCGCGTTCGTCCTCACCCCGCTGATGGCCGTGGTCACCAAGGGCAGGTACTACCTGCGCCGCACCGACGACGGCATCGCCGAGCCGCTCCTGGACGAGGACGGCAACCCCAGTGCCGCCACCTACGAGTGCCACGTGTGCCGGCAGCGGTTCGAGCGGCCGGACGTGGCCGCCTGCCGGACGCACGACGCCGTCGTCTGCTCACTGTGCCTGAGCACCGACAAGATCGGCGACCACGTCCTGCCGGAGGCACCCGCCGCCGCCTGACACCCGTGGGGCGGACGGCGCGAGGCGCTTCCGCCCCACGGCACCTTCACCGCGGCGACTCCGCTGCCCAAGGGGCAGGGCAGGACGCGCACGGCGGCGGCGCGGACGGCCCGGCGGGCCAGGCGCTCCCGGATCATCACGACCCGCGATGCGTTTCGCCGCGTACGAGGGGGGCCGTGCTCGGGGACGACGACATGCTCCGCCCCTGCCCGGGCTGCTGGAGGCGCGCACGGCCGCGCACGGTGTCCGCTCCGGCCCCCGCGTCACCGGCGTACGGCTGCTGCCGACGCTCCAGCCGCCCACCGCGCGGGACTTGTCCCCTTCCAGGAACACGTGGAGGGCATACGGCGGTCCACGGACGGTGCCTCCGGGGTGCCGGTACCGCCGGTGTCGGGCGTACTCGACTTCGAGGGAGGTCCCCTCACCGGGCACCACCCGGTCGCGTACACGGCCGGCAAGTGGACGCCCCGCGCGGCCTGTCCAGGACGGACGCAACGGAGCTGGGCCCGCGTGGTATCCGCGCACACGGTGGTACCAAGTCGGTCTCGGACGCGCTGCGCGAGCCCCCGTGAGGGGGCGGTCTCGCGCACCGGGCGGCATACTGATCTTGCGGTGCGCAGTGATCAGGCGATGGTCGGAGAGGAGATGACGGGACGTGACCACCGAAGGACCGGGCGGCGGGCGGGGAACGCCCGGCGAGCCGGACGGCACTCCCCCGATCCCGGAGGACGTGTGGCTGAGGTTCCTCACGGACAGCGAGCCCGCCATACGCGCCTCCGCCCCCAGGGAGCCTTCCGCGAAGGAGCGGGCGGCGGGACGGCAGCTCCAACCCCCGCACGCCGTCGGGGACCTGTGGCAGCCGGAGGACCTGTGGGTCCGCGTGGCCTGGTGCGCCCTGGACCGCCGTGCCAAGGTCCGGCGCGTGGGACGGGTCGTCGCCACAGCCGCCGCCGTGGCTCTGGCGCTGGGGGCCTGGTCCCAGTTGTCCGCCGGCGCGGGTACGGGCACCCGGCCGGGGACGGGCACCGTGCGGCAGGTGGAGGGGGCGACCGCGAGGCAGCCCACGGCCACTCCCTTCCCGTCCGGCTCCGCTGTCCCGGTGCCCTCCAGGTAGCACACGCACGACGGGTACGGTCCCGCCCGGCCGCCTAGGATGAGCCCACAGGCCGGACCTGGGCGCTCGTCCGGGCGCGGCCCCCGCAGGCGGGTCATCAGGAGCACGCACGCCGACGGAAGGGGGACAGACATGAGCGCGCCACGCCTCAGCAGTACGCCGTTGCCGGGCATCGGTGTCCGCTACGACCTGACGACCCGGGACAGCCGCCGGCTGTCCGTGGTCGCCCACCGCGACGGCCACCGGACGATCAGCGCCTACCGCAAGGACGACCCGGACGCCTGCGACCTGTCGGTGCGTCTGACGGCGGAGGAGGCGGCGACGCTCATCGACGCGCTGATGCCCGCGCACCACACGCCGAACCTGCTGTCCACCACCGATCTGGGGCTCGTCGCCGAGCGGATCGAACTGTCCGGCTCCTCGCACTGGAACGGCCGGCTGCTGGGCGAGTCCCGGATCCGCACCGACACCGGGGCGTCCATCGTGGCGGTGCTGCGCCGGGCCGAGGCGATACCCTCTCCCGCGCCGGACTTCCGGCTCGCCGGCGGTGACACGCTCATCGTCATCGGGACCCGCGAGGGCGTGGAGGCTGCCGCCGCGATACTCGGGCGGGAGTGACCCGCCATGCACTCCTCCGCGGTCTTCCTGATCGAGTTCGGCTGCCTCATCCTCGGGCTCGGGCTGCTCGGCCGTCTCGCCGGGCGCTTCAGCTTCTCGCCGATCCCCCTCTATCTGCTGGCCGGGCTGGCCTTCGGCGAGGGCGGGCTGCTGCCGCTGGTCGCCAGCGAGGACTTCGTCGCCATCGGGGCCGAGATCGGTGTCATCCTGCTGCTGCTCATGCTGGGGCTGGAGTACACGGCCACCGACCTCGTCTCCAACCTCAGGACCCACTACCCGGCCGGGGTCGTGGACGCCGTCCTCAACGCCCTGCCCGGTGCGGTGCTCGCCCTGCTGCTCGGCTGGGGCCCGGTCGCCGCCGTCGTACTGGCCGGTGTCACCTGGGTCTCCTCCTCCGGTGTCATCGCCAAGGTCCTGGGCGAGCTGGGGCGGCTCGGCAACCGCGAGACCCCGGCCATCCTGAGCATCCTGGTCCTCGAGGACCTCTCCATGGCGGTCTACCTGCCGATCGTCACCGCCCTGCTGGCGGGGGTCGGCCTGGCCGCGGGCGCCGTCACCCTGGCCATCGCCCTGGGCGTGGCCACGCTCGTGCTCGTCCTCGCGGTGCGCTACGGCCGTCATGTCTCCCGCTTCGTCTCCAGCGACGACCCCGAGAAGCTGCTGCTGGTGGTGCTCGGCGTGACCCTGGTGGTCGCCGGACTCGCGCAGCAACTCCAGGTGTCCGCGGCCGTGGGCGCCTTCCTGGTGGGCATCGCGCTGTCCGGCGAGGTCGCCGAGGGCGCGACGGCCCTGCTCGCGCCGCTGCGGGACCTGTTCGCCGCGGTGTTCTTCGTCTTCTTCGGCCTGCACACCGACCCCGCCAGCATCCCGCCTGTGCTGCTGCCCGCCCTCGCCCTGGCGGCCGTCACCACCGCGACGAAGATCGCCACCGGCTACTGGGCCGCGCGCCGCGCCGGGATCGGGCCCAAGGGCCGTTGGCGCGCCGGCGGCACGCTCGTGGCCCGCGGCGAGTTCTCCATCGTCATCGCCGGGCTCGCCGTCACGGCCGGCATCGAGCCCTCCCTCGGTCCGCTGGCCACGGCGTACGTGCTCATCCTGGTCCTGCTCGGCCCGCTGACCGCCCGCTGGACCGAGCCCGTGGCCACCGGCCTGACGGGACTGCGCCGGAGAAGGACCACGTCCCGCGGGGCGGCGGCACCTGGTCCGCCGGGCGCCCACGAGACCATCGACGACCAGGACATCGTCGGCCGCACGTGACCATCCGACGTCTGCGAGCCCGCAAGGGGACGCCCCCGGCCTCGAGGCCCTGCCTGCTTCAGCCCGTCTTCCAGCCCCGCCGTGTGTCGATCCGCTCCCATTCCGCGTCCCACTGGGCCATGCGACGCCGGTCCAGGGAGAGCCGCGTCAGCCAGGCGGCGCCCAGTACCGCCCCGCCCGCGAGGGCGCCTGCCAGCCCGCCGCCCAGCGTCGTGTGCAGCCGGGCCTCGCCCGCGGACACCGGTGGGGAGGTGATCTCACCGCTCCTGTTCACCCACACGGCGATCGTGCTCCCGGCGGGAGTCCTGGGCGGTACTCGCGCCTCGTCCGTGTGCGTCGAGCCGTCCGTCGCGGTCCACCGCACCTTGACCCACACCCGGTGGTCACTCGCCGCGCGGGCCGGTGACGGGCCCGGCGCGTCCTCGACGGCGACCGCCGAGACCTGACGGGTCTCGGCCCGCTGCCGTTCGACGGCCCGTTCGACAGCGCCCGCCGCCATCAGGCCCGCGACCACACCGCCGAGCAGGGCGAACACCCAGCTGGCGAGCACGACCCAGGCTTCGACGACGTCGATACGCCGCTTGAGCGCGTTGCGCCGCCACCGCCACCACCGCACGGTCACACGCTCTGACGTTTCCATCGGCCGACACCCCCTCGTGAGCACCGGCAGCACCCTTCCAGTGTGCGCCTGAACCGTGCCCCTGTCGGCGTATCGCTCAGCCGGACGACGCGGCGATCCGCACGCGGTCGCTCTCGTCACCGGACAGGAAGGACGCCAGCGCCCGCCCTTCCTCGGCGACGGAGCCGCGCTCGGCCCGGGAGAAGCGGCGCAGCGGGGTGACCAGGACGGTGTCCGCCACGACGGTCCAGGTCGCGGCGACCCGGCCGTCGACCAGGACGACGCGGGTGCCTTCGACCGACAGGCCGCGGTGGGTGTCGTCGATGATCCGGCCGCGGTCGTGGTAGCCGAGGATCGCGTTGTCGAACGCCGGGAGGAACCGCACCGGCGCGGGGATGCCGGGGTCGGGGCGCGGCGCGTCGGGGAGGTCCAGCAGTTCCCGGCCGCGTTCGTCGCGGAAGGCGACCAGTTCCTCGCGCAGGGCGGAGATCGCGGCCGGCAGCCCCGCCAGGCCGCACCAGGCACGCAGGTCGGCCGAGGCGGCTGGCCCGAACGCGGCCAGGTAACGCCGGACCAGCGTCTGCCCCACGGGATCGGAGTCGTCCGGGACCGGTGGGTCGACCTCGCGCCCCAGCCAGGAGGACACCAGGGCGTAGCGCACTCCCGCTCTCGTGCGCCACAGCCCGCGCGGTGGCAGCTGCACCATCGGGAGCAGGCCGGCGACCAGCATCTCGCCCAGTGGCCGGGGTCCCGCCGCCGGCCAGCGGCCGGCGACGGCTCGCGCGAGGTCGCCCATCGAGCGGGGTTCGCCGTCGGCCATGGCCTCCCGCCCCGCCGCCGCGAGTTCGCCGAGGTTCACGCCCTCCAGCTGGCGGCGGTACGTCCCGAGCACCCGCCGGCGCAGCATCGCGTCGTGGCGGGAACGCCAGGCCACGAGGTCGTCGGCGGTGACGAGGTGGACGGTGCGGCGCATGAGGTGGGTCCGCACCACACGCCGCCCGGTCAGCAGTTCCGACAGCACCGTCGGTTCGAACGTCCGCAGTCGGGACCAGAGCCCGACGAACGGTTCCTGCGGTTCCTGCGCCTGGAGACCGCACAGGTGCGCGACGGCGTCGAGCACCGGAAGGTCGACGCGGTCGAGGAGCAACTGCCGGGCGAGGGTGGCGCGGTTGAGCGCCCTGGCATCGAGAACGGTCAAGGGAGCACCTCGGCCTTCGAGTCGTGTGCCGACCCGTGGTTCGAGTGGTCCGGGCGGCTTGCCCGGTCACCGTGACACGCGATGCGGTCAGGGTGTGACCGCATCCGGCGTCGCCGAACGCCGACACCCTCAGGCCCGGGCGGAGCCGACCCGCGAGCGGCTCATCGGCGTCGCCATTCCTCCGCGAGGAGCCGGTACGAGCGCACCCGGTCGGCGTAGCCGTGGGTGATGGTCGTGACGAGCAGCTCGTCGGCGCCGGTGGCCTCCCGCAAGAACCGGCTCTGACACTCGCCGGCGACGGCCAGGGGTAGGTGCTGACCGGCCGTCAGAGCTTTGCCGCCGGTGTCCTGGTCGCCGACCGCCTCGCCGTGCGGGCGGACACCGGCGAACCACTCGCCGTGGTGGTCGATCCCGCCTTTCCCGGCGTGGTGATCGACGGCGACGCGGACTCATTCGGGCAACGGCTCGCGGCCGGCGGAAGCGTGGAGCTCGACGCCGTGCCGATCGCCGCCGACGACGTCCCGCAGCCCGACGCCCGCCGGATTCCCCTCCGTCATAGTTTCACGGTAAGTAAAGATGCAGACACATGCAGACTCTGCAGAAATTCGCCGCACGTCGCCTGCGTACAAGCTCGCAAGCCGGGAACGCGGTGCGCTGAACGAACCCGAGGCGAGGCCGGTGCCGCGATGACCGAGTACGAACGTTCACGCACGATGCCCGCACAGCCCGAGCAGGTCTTCGACCAGGCCGCGAACATCGGCCAGTTGAACACCTGGCTGCCGGAGGCCCTGCACGTCGAGGCCGAGGACCTGCCCGCGGTCACCGTGCACGAGGACCGCACCGACGAGGACACCTCCGCCTTGCTGCGTGCCCAGCGCGACCAGATGCGGCTCGAATGGGGCACCCGCGACCAGGGCGGCTACGCGGGCTGGCTCCAGGTCGCCGGCATCGGCGGCGGAGCCAGTGAAGTGACGGTGCACCTGTCGTTCTTCGACGACAGCCATGACCCCGGCGAGACGATGGTCCGCGACGCCCTGGACACCAGCCTTCAGCGCCTGGAGGAGCAGGTGCGGCTGCGCGTGGACCACGCGGCCGGCTGACCCGGGACCGCACGCCATGGCACGCGTCAAGCAGTACGCCGTCGCGGCGTCCGGACAGTGGACCGACGAGAAGGAAGGCCGGCGCCGCCTGCCGTCCGGCGAGGTGCACGCCTGGGAGCCGGGGCTGAACCAGACCGTGTGCGGACTGTCCCTCAACCGCTCCCGACTGGTCCGCGTCCCTCACGTCACCTGGCCGGACACCTTCCCGGGTTCCGGCGGCGCGGCGGACCGGGTACGGGGCCAGTGCCCGCGCTGCGCCTCGGTCGCCGGACGCCGCGGCCAAGACGCGCGCCCCCGGCGGCAGCGCACGAACCCGCGGCCCTGAGCGGCCCCATCCCGTAGCCCCCCTCGCGTCTGCCCGCGCCGGACGCCTCCTGCCCTCCTCCGCGGAGGAGAGAGCATCCGGCACGCCGAGTCACCGCGGTATCGCGTTTCTGCCATGGTTTGCCCTGCCGTCGCCGCGGCACTCGGGGCACGCGCGAGCGTCCGGCCGGCAGCGCCCGGCCGGCGCGGCGCGATCCGGCCCCGGCGACGGGACAGAACAGAGGGTGACCGATGACGACGATCGGCGTGGAAGAGGAGTACCTGCTCCTCGACCCGGTTACCGGGCTTCCGGTACCCCTGGCCGACAAGGTGCGCGCCGCGGCGGGTCTCGCACATCTGGTGGCCGACCAGGAGGTGCAGTGCGAGCTGCTCCAGGCGCAGGTCGAGGTGGCCACGCCGGTGTGCGGCACACTGGAGGAGGCAGGGGGACATCTGCTGCGGCTGCGGCACGCCATCGGGGCGGCGGCGGAAGCGCACGGCTGCCGGATCGCGGCCTGCGGGACGCCTCCGCTGCGCCATCGTCACCCGGTGGCCGTCACCGACCAGGCCCGCTACCGGGCCATGCTCACGCAGGCGCCCCAGCTGGTGGCGGAGCAGCTGGTCAACGGCATGCACGTGCACGTGGCCGTGCCCAGCCGCGAGACGGGCGTGCAGGTCCTGAACCGGATCCGGGTCTGGCTGCCGACCCTGACGGCCATGTCGGCGAACTCTCCGCTCTGGGACGGCCACGACACCGGCTTCGCCAGCTGGCGCACCGTGATCTTCGGCCGCTGGCCGGTCAGCGGCGCACCCCCGTTCTTCCGCGACGAGGCCGACTACGACCGGCGCGTGACGCGACTGCTGGAGAGCGGTGTGATCTCGGACAGCGGGCAGCTGTACTGGCAGGCCCGCCTGTCGGCCCGGTACCCCACCGTCGAGGTGCGGTGCCTGGACGTCCAACTGCGCGCGGACGACGCGGTCATGCTCGCGGGCATGACCCACGCCCTCGTGGACACCGCCCTCATGGAAACGGCCGCCGGGGCGCCGGTGCCCGACTGCGCGCCGGAGCTTCTCCAGGTCGCTCTGTGGCATGCCGCCCGGCACGGGCTGAGCGACACCTTGATCTGCCCGAGCGGCCGGCCGCGCCGGGCCGGCGACGTGCTGTACCAGCTCCTGCGGCACGTCGCTCCGGCACTCGACGCGTCCGGCGCGACCCGGCAGGTGACGGCCTTGGTCCACCGGCTTCTCCAGAACGGGACCGGAGCGGACAGACAGCGCGCCGCTCTCGCCGAAGGCGGCATACGGGCCGTCACCGAGCTGATCGGCGCGGAGAGCAGCATGTCGTGACTCCCGGCAGACCGCGCCCGGCCGAGGCTCTGGACATGCCCTGGCCCTGCGTCACGCCCCCGACCGCTGTCAGCCAGGAGGCTGGGGCGGCAGAGCTCCGGGGGCGGCGCGATCCGCTCTGGCTGCGTCCGCAAGCGCCGCCGCAGCGGCTTCCGCGGCCTGCGCCGTGTCGTCGGCGGCTTGGGCGGCCATGTCGTCCGTGGGCTTCTCGCGGGTGGCCGGTGACGGGGGCAGTGCCTCGCTGAAGGCACGGGACACCCCCTGGAGCGCGGAGGTGACCTCACTGGGGATCACCCAGAAGCTGCTGCCCGCTCCCTGCGCCAGTTGGGGCAGCGTCTGGAGGTACTGCCAGGCGAGCAGCTTGGGGTCGGGGTCGTTGCGGTGCACGGCCTGGAACACCTCGTCGATGGCCCGGGACTGGCCCTCGGCCTGGAGGATCGCGGCGGTCCGGTTTCCCTCCGCGCGCAGGACGGCGGCCTGCTTGTCGCCTTCGGCGGTGAGGATCTGCGACTGACGCTGCCCTTCGGCGCCGAGGATCGCGGCTCGCTTGTCCCGCTCGGCTCGCATCTGCTTCTGCATCGCGTCCTTGATGGACTGCGGCGGGTCGATGGCCTTGATCTCCACACGGTTGACCCTCAGCCCCCACTTGCCGGTGGCCTCGTCCAGGACGCCACGGAGCTGGCTGTTGATGGTGTCGCGCGAGGTGAGAGTCTTTTCCAGGTCCATGGATCCCACGACATTGCGCAGCGTGGTGACGGTCAGCTGCTCGACCGCCTGAAGGAAACTCGCGATCTCGTAGAACGCCGCTCGCGGATCCGTGACCTGGAAATACAGGACGGTATCGATCTCGACGACCAGATTGTCCTCGGTGATGACCGGCTGCGGCTTGAAGGAGACGACCTGTTCCCGCAGGTCGATCACCGGATGAACGCGGTCGATGTACGGGATGACGAGATTGAGGCCGGGATTCAGGGTCCGGTGGTAGCGGCCGAGTCGCTCGACGTTACGAGCACGGGCCTGGGGAACGATCCGGACCGCCCGCACCACGGTGAAAACCGCGAACAGGGCGACGATCAGGCCGGCAATGAGGAACGCCGAGGTTTCCATGGTCTCAGTCCCGTGGATAGACGATCGCGGTGGCGCCGCTGATCTCTATGACGTCGACGGTCTTGCCGACGGGGATCACCAGCGTCTCGTCGAGGGCGCGGGCCGTCCACTCCTCACCGTCGATACGGACCCTGCCGCCCAGGCCCGTCACCTCCGAGACGACGTAGGCACCCTTGCCGACCAGGGCGTCCACGCCGAACCGTGCCGCTTGGGGCCGGAGCATGTGGCGCAGCGCGAGGGGGCGCACGAACAGCAGGGTGACTGTTGCCACGGCGGTGAAGACCAGGAACTGGAATGGCAGCGGCAGCCCGACCGCGGCGGAACCCGCCGTGACCAACGCGGCCGCACTCAGCATCCCGAGCGCAGCGGTCAGGGTGACGATCTCCGCCACAGCCAACACGGCTGCGATGATCAACCAGATCAGCCATACGTCCATTGCGCACCCCTTTGCACCTGTTTTACCCACATTACGAAGGCCGATACCCCAGAGGCGCGTCACAGATGTGCCGGGCGACGACGAGGGCGCCGGCTGGTGTGCGGTGGTTCGGGTTCGTCCGAGGCCCGCGCCGGACGGTTAAGGTGGTTGCAACGCGTCAGCGGCCTGCCCGAGCGGGCGCCGCACGCGGGGTGTGCCGGGAAGTCTGGTCGGCGTCGAAGGGGCGTATGTCCCCATGCCGATGCCCCGGAGGTCCTCCTGATGGCCGATGCCCCGCACGAGCGTTCCACTTTCCTCGGCCTTCTGCCGTGGTCTGAGCGCTCGGCGGTGGTCCAGGCTCTGCGGACGGAGACCGTCGGCGGACTGGTCCTGCTGGCAGCGGCCGTGGTGGCGCTGGCGTGGGCGAACAGCCCGTGGAGCGGCACCTATGAGGAGATCCGCGACTTCCACTTCGGTATCGGCGCGATCGGTCTCGACCTGTCGGTGGAGCACTGGACCGCCGACGGGTTGCTCAGCGTCTTCTTCCTGGTCGCGGGTATCGAGCTGAAGCGCGAGCTCGTCGTGGGTTCGCTGCGTACGCCCGCAACGGCCGCGCTGCCGGTGGTCGCCGCACTGTGCGGCATGGTGGTGCCCGCCGCCGTGTACGCGGCGACCGCCACCGTCGGCGGGGGCAGCCTGGAGGGCTGGGCCGTGCCCATGGCCACCGACATCGCCTTCGCCCTCGCCGTCCTGGCCGTCCTCAGCACCCACCTGCCCTCCGCCCTCCGCGCCTTCCTGCTCACCCTCGCCGTCGTCGACGACCTCGGCGCGATCCTCGTCATCGCGGTCTTCTTCACCAGCGATCTGAATCTCGCCGCCCTCGCCGGCGCCGTCGCCGGGCTGGTCGTCTTCTACGTCCTCCAGCGGTACCGCGTGCGCGGCTGGTGGTGGTACGTACCGCTCGGCATCACCATCTGGGCCCTGATGTACAACGGAGGCGTCCACGCCACCGTCGCCGGGGTGGCCATGGGCCTCATCCTGCGCACCACCCGCGACAAGGGCGAGGACGCCTCCCCGGCCGCGCGGACCTCCCATCTGCTGCACCCGGTCTCGGCAGGAGTGGCCGTACCGCTCTTCGCCCTCTTCGCGGCGGGCGTCGCACTATCCTCCGCGTCGCTGGGCGAGGTGTTCACCCAGCCGGAGCCGCTGGGTATCGTGCTGGGCCTGGTCGCCGGAAAGACCCTGGGCATCTTCGCGGGCACGTACCTCGCCGCGCGCTTCACCCGGGCCCGCCTCAACCCCGACCTGGCCTGGGCCGACGTGTTCGCCCTGGCGGTGCTCGCCGGGATCGGTTTCACCGTCGCCCTGCTGATCGGCGAACTGGCCTTCCCCCACCCGGCCGAGGCCGAGCTCATCAAGGCCGCCGTGCTGCTCGGCTCACTGATCGCCGCGGTTCTGGCGGCACTGCTGGTCAAGCGCCGCAACGGGGTCTACCGCCGTCTCTGGGAAGAGGAAACGCGCGATACCGACGCCGACGGCATCCCCGACATCTACCAGCGGACCAGCCCTGGGCCAGGCAGCGCCAGGGGCGACAGCTGACGTGGCCGCCTCGTGAACGGCGCCGGGTCCCTGCTGCCAGTGGTCGTCGTGGTCACCGCGCTGGTGATCAGGGCTGCGATCGCTGAGCTGCGCCGGCCGGGCAGCGTCCGTCAGCAGTGGGCATGCGCGACGAGCGGGCCTGCCGTGGCCGCCGGGGTGGTGGCGGGCGTGGCCGTTGCCGCGACGGGCTGGTCACAGGCCGGGGCGGCGGCCTTGGCATGGGCAGTGCTGGCCGGCGCGCTCGTCGCGTTCCTCGTGGGCCGGCCGACGAACAGGCCCTGATGCCCCTCATCCTCGTCAGACCACGGCGGTGCCTTCATTGCCGGACTCGCCGAAGGCGGGCAGGCCCTCGGCCGTGGTGACCTTGGTGAGAGCGCCGTCGGCCTCGGCGCGGAAGCCGCCGGAGTACTGACCGGCCGAGGCCAGGGCGACAGCCACCGTGGCCGCTCCGGCGATGGCGAGGGCCCCGCCGCCGAACAGGACGCGCCGTGTGGACTTCGCCCGGTGACCCCTGCGGCTGCCGTGCACGTTCACGTCCGTTCATCAATCCCTCCGCGCCGCCCGTGCGGCGGAGTCCGCGGCACCGGACGTGAACACAGTGGGCGCAGGGAGTGGTGCGCCGATGCGGAAGTGCGGTCGCGTCAGATTGCGTAAGAGGCCTGGTGCGGGTCACCTCTCAGAAGGATTTCGCCGGCCAGTCCAGCAACCGGGCCCCGATCACCGCTGTTTGAAGCGTGTAACGGTGGACCGGGTCGGACGGATCGGC encodes the following:
- the nhaA gene encoding Na+/H+ antiporter NhaA, encoding MADAPHERSTFLGLLPWSERSAVVQALRTETVGGLVLLAAAVVALAWANSPWSGTYEEIRDFHFGIGAIGLDLSVEHWTADGLLSVFFLVAGIELKRELVVGSLRTPATAALPVVAALCGMVVPAAVYAATATVGGGSLEGWAVPMATDIAFALAVLAVLSTHLPSALRAFLLTLAVVDDLGAILVIAVFFTSDLNLAALAGAVAGLVVFYVLQRYRVRGWWWYVPLGITIWALMYNGGVHATVAGVAMGLILRTTRDKGEDASPAARTSHLLHPVSAGVAVPLFALFAAGVALSSASLGEVFTQPEPLGIVLGLVAGKTLGIFAGTYLAARFTRARLNPDLAWADVFALAVLAGIGFTVALLIGELAFPHPAEAELIKAAVLLGSLIAAVLAALLVKRRNGVYRRLWEEETRDTDADGIPDIYQRTSPGPGSARGDS